A single region of the Burkholderiales bacterium genome encodes:
- a CDS encoding cytochrome c biogenesis protein CcmE: MKPRNRKFAIIAGGLGALAIAVALVLNAFEGN, encoded by the coding sequence ATGAAACCCAGAAACAGGAAATTCGCGATCATAGCCGGCGGACTCGGCGCGCTGGCCATCGCTGTCGCGCTGGTATTGAACGCCTTCGAAGGCAATC